Proteins encoded within one genomic window of Triticum aestivum cultivar Chinese Spring chromosome 2D, IWGSC CS RefSeq v2.1, whole genome shotgun sequence:
- the LOC123048375 gene encoding bisdemethoxycurcumin synthase-like — protein sequence MGSSNTLSSVREIRRSQRADGPAAVLAIGTANPPNCVSQEEYPDYYFRVTKSQHLTDLKKQLKTFCEMTSTEKRYFHHTEELLDAHPEFLCHDKPSLDTRLSIAAAAAPELAASAAAKAIAEWGRPATDITHLIVSTNSGAHAPGVDLRLASLLGLRASVCRTMLNLNGCSTGAASLRLAKDLAENNRGARVLVACVELTVINFRGPEEAYPHKLISQAAFGDGAGAVIVGADAVHPVEHTLFEMVSASQTTIPATDGVLNMQLTEAGLDGHIFTRELIPLAAQHIEQCLMDAFQPFGIMSDGTKWNDMFFVVHPGIRGIIDHIDGALRLDPGKLAASRTVLRDYGNMLGATLIFVLDEQRMRMEEDGERGEWGVMMGFGPGFTVETMVLHAVASNLHSKN from the exons ATGGGCAGCAGCAACACCCTGTCGTCGGTGCGCGAGATACGGCGCTCACAGCGTGCGGATGGGCCTGCAGCCGTTCTCGCCATCGGCACGGCGAACCCGCCCAACTGCGTGTCCCAGGAGGAGTACCCGGACTACTACTTCCGAGTCACCAAGAGCCAACACCTCACTGACCTCAAAAAACAACTCAAGACCTTCT GCGAGATGACATCAACGGAGAAGCGCTACTTCCACCACACGGAGGAGCTGCTGGACGCCCACCCTGAATTCCTCTGCCACGACAAGCCGTCCCTGGACACGCGGCTATCCATCGCCGCTGCTGCCGCACCGGAGCTGGCGGCGTCAGCTGCAGCCAAGGCCATAGCCGAGTGGGGCCGTCCAGCCACCGACATCACCCACCTCATCGTCAGCACCAACTCCGGCGCGCACGCCCCGGGCGTCGACCTCCGGCTGGCCTCTCTCCTCGGCCTCCGCGCGTCCGTATGCCGGACGATGCTCAACCTCAACGGTTGTTCCACCGGTGCCGCCTCCCTGCGCCTCGCCAAGGACCTGGCCGAGAATAACCGCGGGGCGCGCGTGCTTGTGGCCTGCGTCGAGCTCACGGTCATCAACTTCCGCGGCCCCGAGGAGGCGTACCCACACAAGCTCATCAGCCAGGCAGCCTTCGGCGATGGCGCCGGCGCGGTCATCGTCGGCGCTGACGCCGTGCACCCCGTGGAGCACACGCTCTTCGAGATGGTATCGGCCTCGCAGACCACGATACCAGCAACCGACGGCGTGCTCAACATGCAGCTCACCGAAGCCGGCCTCGACGGCCACATCTTCACCAGGGAGCTCATTCCTCTAGCGGCACAGCACATCGAGCAGTGTCTCATGGATGCTTTCCAGCCGTTTGGAATCATGAGCGATGGCACCAAATGGAACGATATGTTCTTTGTGGTGCACCCTGGCATCCGTGGAATAATAGATCACATCGACGGGGCTCTCCGGCTGGATCCCGGGAAGCTGGCCGCGAGCCGGACTGTGCTGAGAGACTACGGGAACATGCTTGGTGCCACGTTGATCTTCGTGCTCGACGAGCAACGGATGCGGATGGAGGAGGACGGAGAGCGAGGTGAGTGGGGTGTGATGATGGGATTTGGACCGGGGTTTACAGTTGAGACCATGGTGCTGCATGCAGTGGCCAGCAACCTGCACAGCAAAAATTGA
- the LOC123048377 gene encoding probable WRKY transcription factor 70: protein MVVNGGSQMDVLFLLRQQQELLTQLRALILPALRDADSRSADLAICLFDDVIDCIAGVMSRLKGISTQAGGRRPPTAFDLIGVDVITPNAGEGQEEKPMISNVGQKRRRNNDKRSRSLVTVVPHYDGHHWRKYGQKNINRREHARSYYRCAYTERNCPATKTIQQQDHNVTINCEEETAKYIVVYYGHHTCCDANTSNGGKNDPGMDLIQNGKMAGAVTEFQKFDPGDVDMPALIEVLDNPELNWDIIC, encoded by the exons ATGGTCGTCAATGGCGGCTCCCAGATGGACGTGTTGTTCTTACTCAGGCAGCAGCAGGAGCTTCTGACGCAACTCCGCGCGCTCATCCTGCCGGCGCTTCGCGATGCCGACAGCAGGTCGGCCGACCTCGCCATCTGCCTCTTCGACGACGTGATCGACTGCATCGCCGGTGTCATGTCCAGGCTTAAGGGGATCAGTACCCAAGCAGGCGGTCGTCGACCGCCGACGGCCTTCGACCTCATAGGCGTTGATGTAATTACGCCCAACGCCGGCGAAGGACAAGAGGAGAAGCCCATGATCAGCAATGTTGGTCAGAAGAGAAG GAGAAACAACGACAAGCGATCAAGATCTCTTGTAACAGTTGTTCCACATTATGATGGCCATCATTGGAGAAAATATGGGCAGAAGAACATTAACAGGAGGGAACATGCCAG GAGCTACTACAGATGCGCCTACACAGAACGGAATTGCCCAGCAACCAAGACAATTCAGCAACAGGATCATAACGTAACTATTAATTGTGAAGAGGAAACTGCAAAGTACATTGTTGTGTACTACGGTCATCACACTTGCTGCGACGCCAACACTAGCAACGGCGGGAAGAATGACCCTGGCATGGACCTAATTCAAAATGGCAAAATGGCGGGAGCAGTAACAGAATTCCAAAAGTTCGACCCAGGGGACGTGGACATGCCAGCTCTAATAGAGGTGCTTGACAATCCTGAGCTGAACTGGGACATCATTTGCTAG